The following DNA comes from cyanobiont of Ornithocercus magnificus.
TGCAACCATCGTTGCGTGAAAGTAGGGCACCATGTTGCGCGTCGGGCCAAGATCTACCTGAGCTTAGGATAGAGGCAGTAGTTAGCTCAGCAGGCAGCCAAGTAAGTCCCAGCTCACTTCGCTCATGTGCCAAAGACTGCAATCTCACTGCTTCTTTACCTGAGGCAGCTAACTGGATTAGAGGTTGTCGCAGACTAAGGTCAGTGGATGGTGCTAAGTGCTGCAAATCCTTGAGCCAAATAGGCCATAGAGCCATACTGCGTTGTCGAAGTCGCCAAGATCGACCACTAGAGCGACTGAATATGTTGCCCATGAGCACACCAAGTGAGGCACTTGTTCCAGACGGAGCTCCTCTATGAGGGGGGTAACTTAGAGACGAATCAATCAATGTGATGCTTAAGCCTCGACTGGCGAGATACCAGGCTGTGCCAGCACCAATAGCGCCAGCCCCGACAATTGCGATTGGAATACTCAGTTCAATGCCTGAGCAGGAATTAGTTCGGCATAGCTCTTAAATCCTTTCACAACAAGCTCGTAGCTTTTATCAAGTCGGTCAGCGCTTTGCAAACGGGCTGCTTCGTCAAGATCTGCCAGAGCTTCCTTGAGAATCTGCGAGCGTTTTTCTGCTTCTGGAAGATCAGCAGGAAGTAGACGCTTGTTTATGTAAAGCATTTCCCGGCCCACCTCCTGCATCGGACCATGAATAAGGTTGCGGGCATAAGTCCAGTCACGGTTGCTGACAAGGGAGGCCAACTCTGGTAAGCGCACCATTGCTGCTTGGTAACCTTCGGCTTGGCGTCGGATCACAGCCATGTCCTCCGGACTGATTGCGCTTGGCTGGGCCTTGCCACTACTGCAAGCAGCAAGGAAAAAGCAGAGGGTAAAGCAGAGATAGAGCGCCACCAGGCGTCTTAGGGTGCTCAGCATGGAGCATTGGAGAAATCATGTCGACTCTAACTGCGTCTTCTAGCGCGGTTTGCCGAGAAGCCTTACATAGCAGACAGCAAGGCAAAAGTCATGCAAGACCTAAACTCTTAGAGCTATCAGGCTTCTCTGCAGCTCTTGCTTGATTGAAATCAAGGTATCAAGCCTATGAGGCTGGCAGGCTTGCTTAACCGAGAGGATCGAATGGCTAACCGACCTGCTAAAGCTTATAGAAATTTAATGCTCATAGCCTGCCGTTGTTATTTTCCTATAGTGCCTGAGTATGGCTAAATGTGACTAGACTAGTGAATCTATTTAGTCATAAGCAGTGTAGATAGCACTACCTTGATCAAAATCCTTAAACATTGTCACTATGCTGGGTCAACAAAGGCACCATGTGCTTAAGCAAAAGTAGCATCTCACGTCGGAAAGGTCTACTGATGCAGCAGTAGTTTAGTTATTGGTTAAGCATACAATACAATCACATCTCTAGCTTTAGATAACTGTTCACTGTGACAGCACAGCAGCTTCAACGTGAACTGGCTACTGTGTTTACCCGAGAATGCCCTCCAGCAGCTAGCCGCGTTGGCTGGATCTGTTTCCAAATAGGTCTGATTTTGCTGCCATCTAGTGCTCTATTTGCCACGCTTTTATTTATTGTATCTTTGGCACAGAGTAGTTGCTACCGGGGGCGTCAGTATTGGTCTGATGCTTGGAATCTATCACTAATCATAACTGGTTTTTTGATGCTAGCTGGTGCTATCCAAGCCTATTCCGGTGCTCTTGCCTGGATTGGTCTAACCAATTGGTTACCTCTTTTTTGGGGATTTTGGGGTTTTCAAGCTTACCTAGCTACACCAGCATCACGACGGCAAAGCGGACTGCATTTAGTCGTAGGAACTGTTCCTGTCGTGCTCACAGGTCTCGGCCAAATTTGGTGGGGTTGGCATGGGCCTTGGTCACTGTTTGGAGGACTCGTAGTTTGGTTCATCGCTCCTGGGGGTGAGCCGTTGGGGCGCCTCTCCGGCCTATTTGATTATGCCAACATCGCTGGAGCTTGGTTGTCTCTAGTTTGGCCCTTTGCACTGGCAATGCTCTTTCGGCCTAGCAAGTGCCGCGTGCTAAGCATCGCGGCGCTAGTACTTGCTGGATCCCTAGTAACAGCACTTGTGCTTACAGGGTCCCGTAATGCTTGGGGAGCTTTGCTATTAGCCACACCATTTGTGTTGGGTCCAATGCAATGGTCTTGGTCTCTGCCATTGCTGCTGCTGCTGCCATTGCTGCTGCTGCTGCTAGCGATTCTCCCTGGTGTACCAGATGCACTAAGGCTACAAGCTCGCCAGGTTGTTCCTGAGGGACTCTGGGCCCGAATCACAGATCTCCACTATGGAGAATCTCGTGGTTTGCAACACACTCGGCTCAGTCAATGGAATACTGTTGCCTGCTTGATTGCCGAGAGGCCCTGGCTTGGCTGGGGAGCTGCTGCCTTCACAATTCTCTACCCAATGATTACTAGTAAAGTTTGGCATGGCCACAGTCACAATCTACCGTTTGAACTAGCTGTTAGCTATGGGCTTCCAGTAGCGCTTCTAGTTATTGGGACAGTACTAGCCTTGCTGATCCTTGGATTATATTGTAGGGTGCTTGAGCTAGAAATTTTTGACCGTGCCTGGTGGTCAGCTGCTCTTGTGTCAGTTGTCTTGCACAGTAGTGATTTACCCTTCTTTGATAGCCGCCTCAACATTGCTGGTTGGATTTTGCTAGCCGGCCTGCGCTGCCTAATTAAGTCAAGCCCACCGGCTACAGCTCCAATGCCCTAAGGCGCTGTTCTGCCAGGATCTCTAGGCCAAAATGGCCTGTAATGTGCAGCCAGGGCAACACAGATGTGGTTGGCCAGTCCTCGTGAACTAGTTTTTCCCAAGCTGGTGGAAGCGGTAGCAAATCAGGCCCTGTTCCTATCTCCCCAGACCGGACTGCCCGGTAGGCCCGCTTCCACCCTCCTAGGCTTTCCTGCGAGCCTCGTACTGTGGCAATAACAGGGGCAAGACGACGATCACTGCGGGCGAGCAGTGCCTGAATTAGACTCCAGCCATAACTCTCTGCCCTCAAGCTAATACCCTTAGGCTTCAAGTATTTGGCAAGTATCTTTAGGCGCTTTTCAGCTTCTGGACGCACACCCTGCCATTGAAAAGGTGTGTGGGCTTTGGGCACAAAGGTGCTCACACTGAGTGTTAGATGTAGCCCTTTGACATTTTTCTTTAATCTTAGAAGGAGTTCAGCAGTCGCCTCAATATCACTCTCCTCTTCAGTTGGTAAACCAACCATGCCATAGATCTTTAACCTGCTTAGGCCTGCATCGCGTGCGTAATGAGCAGCAGCGACAATTTCCTCGGGTTCAAGCTTCTTATTTACTAAGCGACGTATACGGTCACTGCCACTTTCTATAGCTATAGTAAGGGATTTACTGCCTCGTTTTGCTAGAATGCGTCCTAGTTCTGGCGTTACGGTAGATGCTCTTACCGAGCTGATACTAACATGTGTGCCGTCGAAGTGATCCTTGTCAAGCCAGCACAATAGCTCATTAAATTGAGGATGTTGAGTTACTGAAGCTCCTAGCAAGCCAAGACGTTTAGTGACGGCTAGACCTCTTTCTACCGCTGGTATTAGTGCATCTTGTAGCGAAGCTGCCCGAAACGGCAGATTTGAGTAGCTAGCTAGGCAGAACCGACAGAGTTCTGGACAGCCACGAGCTACTTCCAGCATGTAGATTTCAGGCCAAGCTGCATCTGGAGTAATTACTGTGGAACAGGCTAAGTTGCTATTGCGCCAAGTTTGCTTACTTACCTTAGCAGGTATGTCTGGTGTAATGGGATCAACTGATTTTAGATTGCCCTCACTGTCATACTGGGGCATATACAGAGCTGGTATATATATGCCAGGGATTTTGGCTAAAGCATGCAAGCGCTGAGCCCGGGGTAAATTAATCCCAGCACGTATGTTATCGATAAAGATTGGTAGCAGTTCCTCGCCATCCCCAAGAAGTACAGCATCCAAGAAAGGTGCTAGCGGCTCTGGATTGGCTGTTAACACTGGTCCACCCCCAAAGACAATTGGGTCTGTTTCACCCCGCTGAGAACTCCATAGTGGAATTTGCTGACGTTCGAGCAGATCTAAAAGTACTGGTCCATCAAGCTCCCAGCTTAGAGATAAGCCGAACAGGTCACAGTGCTGATAAGCCGGGTCACTCTGGTCTGTAAACAGGCGTCGTACATCGAGATCACGACGTTGTGCTAAGGCAGCCCAGATAATCTGATAGCCAAGGCTTGTAATACCGACTGAGTAGGTGCTTGGGAATGCCAGGATAACCCGTAACGCTCCTGGTTCTGGAACGGCGGGTTCGAATAGAAGTGTCTCGCGTTTCAGCGGAGTCTCATGCAGGGCTCATACCATACTGAAGCTTGAGTGCCTACTTGGCTAAGGAAAGAGCTACTGGATTTATTCCTACCTTCTCATTGCAGTCCCATTTTTTGTGGCACTGAGACTTAGGTTCACTCTCTTGGTTGCAAAAGTTATATACGCGATACTTGTAGGATTGCACATAATCCCTCTTTTCTCAGTTATATTCTAGGATCATTTGTCGTTCGTAGATTGAGCGCTGGTCAAAAGTTCTGGCTACTAAAAAGCTGATTAGACAGGCCACAAGAATTGGCTTGAGGATTAATAGATCTTTAGTAAGAGCAAAAACCAGAAACATGGCAGTGATAGGGGTTCGCGCGCAACCAGCGACAAAAGCCCCCATGCCAGCAAATACGTAAGTAGTCGGCACGTACCCTGTAAAG
Coding sequences within:
- a CDS encoding photosystem II protein PsbQ encodes the protein MLSTLRRLVALYLCFTLCFFLAACSSGKAQPSAISPEDMAVIRRQAEGYQAAMVRLPELASLVSNRDWTYARNLIHGPMQEVGREMLYINKRLLPADLPEAEKRSQILKEALADLDEAARLQSADRLDKSYELVVKGFKSYAELIPAQALN
- a CDS encoding ligase — its product is MTAQQLQRELATVFTRECPPAASRVGWICFQIGLILLPSSALFATLLFIVSLAQSSCYRGRQYWSDAWNLSLIITGFLMLAGAIQAYSGALAWIGLTNWLPLFWGFWGFQAYLATPASRRQSGLHLVVGTVPVVLTGLGQIWWGWHGPWSLFGGLVVWFIAPGGEPLGRLSGLFDYANIAGAWLSLVWPFALAMLFRPSKCRVLSIAALVLAGSLVTALVLTGSRNAWGALLLATPFVLGPMQWSWSLPLLLLLPLLLLLLAILPGVPDALRLQARQVVPEGLWARITDLHYGESRGLQHTRLSQWNTVACLIAERPWLGWGAAAFTILYPMITSKVWHGHSHNLPFELAVSYGLPVALLVIGTVLALLILGLYCRVLELEIFDRAWWSAALVSVVLHSSDLPFFDSRLNIAGWILLAGLRCLIKSSPPATAPMP
- a CDS encoding radical SAM protein produces the protein MLTANPEPLAPFLDAVLLGDGEELLPIFIDNIRAGINLPRAQRLHALAKIPGIYIPALYMPQYDSEGNLKSVDPITPDIPAKVSKQTWRNSNLACSTVITPDAAWPEIYMLEVARGCPELCRFCLASYSNLPFRAASLQDALIPAVERGLAVTKRLGLLGASVTQHPQFNELLCWLDKDHFDGTHVSISSVRASTVTPELGRILAKRGSKSLTIAIESGSDRIRRLVNKKLEPEEIVAAAHYARDAGLSRLKIYGMVGLPTEEESDIEATAELLLRLKKNVKGLHLTLSVSTFVPKAHTPFQWQGVRPEAEKRLKILAKYLKPKGISLRAESYGWSLIQALLARSDRRLAPVIATVRGSQESLGGWKRAYRAVRSGEIGTGPDLLPLPPAWEKLVHEDWPTTSVLPWLHITGHFGLEILAEQRLRALEL